The DNA region GCTAGACATTATGACTTCATCGGGATATCCACACCATCCATCTTCGTGCCTCCTTTCATGCTACCAAAATCTCGTTCTCTCTATCAGCACTAACTCTGTTACATCATCGTTTTTCATGCTTGTGTGCCTAGAGTTGAACTGTGAGTATGGTCCTCCTGGGCACAGCTGAGATCTTCCATGGGGCACATCTCTCAACAATATGTTCTTTCCGAGAGCGCCTTCATCCATCTTGTGAGTCGGTGACTCTCGATACATCCTTGTGTtaggatgttttcttttttaaattaatGTGAAAATTTTATagctttattcttttttattacTGTGAAAATTATCTCATTCCTAATTTCCTTACAATTTGACCTGAACTATATAAGGTACACATTagatgtatataatataaccTGTTGCTCCTGTGATAGTGTATTTGACAAACTTTAATTCATGTGGCACTATGGCTAGAAAGACTCTGTTTGCCTGTTGCTAAATGCGATTGATGTGTACTTTCCTAATCAGTTGCAGCTTCCTTATGGACTCTGGCTATTCCAATTTCCAAAGCCTCAAAGCTTACTCGGTTGGCAATGCCTCTTAGAGCTTGTGTGAAATTGGAATTTCTCTGCTAATATACACCCGTAAATTCTTAGGGTGGTATGTCGGGAAAAGCAACATAGTGCGTACGCTGATTGTCCATTCTTTTTATCTATTCGTTAATTGtctcatatatatttttttcatccaatCCTTCAACACGAATGTCAACACAAATAAATAGCCGAGATAGAGGTGCCCGCGCGACATTATGTCCCAACTCCTGAAGAGCATGGCGAGAAATGGATTGCTCCATCCATACCCCTGAAATAGAAACGCAATTTCCTGCCGCCAAAAATGAAATTCTAATGACACGTGCCGTTCTTATTTTGGCCGCGGAATATTCTTCGAGGCAGTTAACAGTTAACGCAAGCCACGACTTGCATTCGCAACAATGAAAATTCAACCACGACGCGAGCATGGATCATGCACGTCCCTGCGTCGGTTTTAGGAGCCCCAAAGCAAGTCGTCGTGACCAATTCGGAGGCACCAAGCAACGTACGGTTGCTTCCCGCGCTGGCAATTCATGGAACGAAGGCAAGCACAGATACCCTCGGCAACCTTCCTTTCTTTGGCAGCGCAGAACTGAACGGGATATGCTTAGCTCGCGCCTCGAGCCATTTCAAAACAAGCCTCTTGGCTGCTTGCTCCATTCCGTACAACCTCTTCCTCGATCTGTTCTGCAAGCCTTGCCATTCTCCGGCCGGTCAATCAGCTCGGCGGCACTTCAATTCATGCGCGCCAAGTGAGAGATCGCTTCAAGAAAAGTGCGTGCGTCGACGGGAAATACACGTAAAGGTCGCGCATTTTTCGGTGAACAATGCTGCGGGTGCACCGTCCTCTAGGCAGCATGCTGCTGTGCAACCCTTTGTTCGAAAAGACCCATATTTGCGAAATTTCATTGAATTTTCTGTTATTTTTTATCCTCAACTATATGGGTTCCACATgccagtgaaagaaaattttagaattaattatttcattccTTTTCGAAACccctaaattttgcaaaatttcatcgaaattttagcaaaattttatTCCCTGCATGCTGCTAATTTGTATAGGATTGTATTTTCATATACACTCGTACATCCGTCTGTAAATTTCTTCATAGAAACATAGCAACGGCGGATCCACCAGGAGCGGGGGCAAGCTCCCCTACCCCGGTGCACTTGGGAGCCTGTCAAAGCCTTCTATAATTTTTACGtttggaagaggaagaaaataaagaggaggatgagagagTCCTATTTTTGTACTCTGGATCTGTCACTCAATCATAGTACTGTATATATTTCAATCATAGGCTGTAGTGTGGAACAAAGGAACGGGTGCTGAAGGGCAACGAAGGCTGCTGCCGTCGTCCACGCCGTACTGCCACCTATCGCGGCTTCATTGCCGATTTGCACTGTGCATCCTCAACCATACAATACCCTGTCATGGCTCTTTCCCAAGGGATCTATATGCAGTGGCTTCGTGGGGGCTCAGGCTCTAGTGTGTATTCATGCTTTCGCTTCGATAAGGTATTAATCGATTAGAGCTAGAATTGATGCAATCAGATTAGTTTAGACCCAATACGAGATGGCAAGAGGTAATTAGATCTCAATTCTTTCATTTCCATTTGTTCACTCAGTAATTCTCATCGCAATCACACGACGGAGCACATGAAAATTTACAGTATATCTCGATCTACACACCATGGATGAGAACGAGATGGACAAGATGAGGAGAAATCCCATGCCAAGCTCCATCCGTTTTTAAATATTTGTCACTATTGATCGCAAATGTTTTAACTTTAACTactaataacttttaaaatatttaagtaatCAAGATGGAAATAATACTGTTAGATTTGCTATCAAAAGTACATTAAGAATGTGAtgtatttaaaataatttacaaGTGTATTTGTAAAAAATTTACGGTCAAATATGGATTCTGAAAGTTAATGGTGTGAGTTATTaaaaaacggagggagtacacAAAAGGATAAGTAATCCAAACTAATTAGGACCCCAGCAGACGAGGTGGTACGCCTTGTGCAGCTTCTCCTCCGGGCGCCTGGGCCTGATTCTGCCGGCAGCGGAGGCCTTGGTGCCTTTGCTCGCGCTCTGGGACGAGGACAGGGACACCGAGACGGCGGAGGCCTTGGTGCCTTTTCTAGTCATGTTCTCTCTACTTCTTTCATCTACATGGGACTCTCTGCTTCGGTGACTTGCTAACCAGAGTTCAAAGCCTCTAATATACTAGGTCTTCACTGAACAACTACTGCATGTTATTCTAGCCGTGTAGGAATTGCACGCTGTATCTGCCATGGGATACGAGAAAGAGTTCACAGAGGAGGAATTAGGCACGCGCCAAACACGACGGAATCAACAAACACGTTCACTAGAGCTCAATCGATCAAACCATCTGCTTATCTGCCGGCCGGTGGAGAACGCGCGCGGTTTCAGTGATGTAGTGGGCAGAGCATGTCCGTCGTGCAGACTCCTCTGTCCTCTCGAAACAACATGCCATGTCACTGGCCGTCTCCCTCTCGTGCCTGCAGGTTGGCTGCCGGTGCCGCGTCGGGAGCcacttgatttttttaatcacCATAAAAAATAGCATTGTTTATTTATGACCTAATTTATAATTATTAACTcagataattttatattttattaatatgaATGATATGATAATTAAAATATCAATCTTTGCAAATCATGCTTCGATATTACGAGCCTCTCGCCGAGAAGTAAATTATGTGAGACACTTCACACAAAGATCTGAAAAAAGATCATCTCTCATACTATTTCTTTCCAATTTAATAACATGATGCGGTATAGATGAGAAGGAAGAAATACACGTGTCGTACATAAAAATAAGTTTTTCTACGATATcagattttataaatttttcttatttctaaTTCAATAACGTGACGTGCCTAGATAAGAACAAAGAAGTACACATATCATATATAAAAAATGAGTTTTTCTATAAACCCGCGCACGCCGGCACCCGCTGGCTGCAGTGGCTTCCGTTCGTTGGGTTCGCGCTGCCGGTTGTAACCGGCCGCGCCACGCGCACGGGGCAAGCCAAAACCGTGGACGCTCCTCCCAAGCAGCCACCGTTTACACCCCCCCGCGCGCGCGGTCCGCACCGCACGCTGGCCATGGGTCGGGCCCCTCGCCATTTGACCCGGAGACCAGCAGACGCCTGGCACGTCGCGCTTCACCCGTTTGCGGAGCCGGGTCTGGTGATGATGGATGGTGTGCGCCCGCCCGGTCCACGTCGATCGTCTGGCTGAGGAGATCGGGCAGGGCTCTATAAGATGGAGCAGCAGCGTAGCGTGCCACACGAGACTGCCGCAGGAGAGTCAGGAGCGTGCGCGTAGGCCGGGTGGTGGTGGACGGGCTGCGGCGGCATGTGCAACGGGCGGGAGCACGCCCTCCGCGCCTCGCTGCGCGACGCGAGGCCGGAGCCGGCAGCGGCAACGGGGCGGCACGACGCGAAGATGGAGGCGGAGCCCGAGCGCGCCGAGGCTgagacgacggcgacgacggtgCGGGCGAGGGTGCGCGCGTGTGAGGCCGAGCGGGAGTGGAAGCAGCGGGCaagggaggcggaggcggagatgcAGAGGACGGAGAAGCTCATGCACCTGCTCTTCTGGGGCCCCAACTGACCCGTCTGACCCACCGGTCTCGAAGGTCTCCACGGTCCAATACTCCAATACAATAGCGTGTGGTGCATGTTTGTGATCGACAGTTTAGCATCCTTGTTTAGTTGTTCCAACGCGATGCAAAACTGTTCGTTGTTTGGTTTTGTTTACATGGCAAATACAAAATGGAGTTCTTAGTCCTGGTGGATCGTAACCACAGGCAGATTCTGAATTGCGTCGGCTTTCCATTTCTATACGACTTTATGCACCTACGATATGCTCAGGGACTTTAGTCAGTCAACTGAATAGCTAGCTgatgaacttttttattttatattttttaaataaacaatttgcaaatatttacattcattttgaaaaattgtaaatctAGGTTTGTGTTGTCCGTTGGAAGATCGACATAAagatttaaaaattaaatattatgttacaatgctcttaaaattcaaatactatcaaaatagttatgaaaaattatatgtatagaaGATGTTATCATCTAGCTCAAAAAAATTGAACTCAAACAATTACATATGCAATGAGATAAAAAAAGAGGGACACATTTCAGGGATCTTAATGAAATTAAAAAACAATTTTCAAGAGATCtttaaaatttgtcttttttttctcattgtacaagtcatatttttgtttaaattttttcagagagcTAGATAATAGCATCCTCCACACCACagaattttttaagattttttcaTAATGactttgatagtgttttgaattatGAGAATATtgaaacacaatattttttatttttaaacctgtGAAAAGTTGACAGATAAGGGTttagatttgcaatttttaaaatagacgtatatatttggttttttgattttttttaaaaaatatcgcTAGTTGATCGTGTCTCGCCGTGGGCTGATGGGCCTGTGTTCTAAAAATCAATAAGAATTTGGGCGCTGGAAAGAGGGAAGAGATGACCTGATTTCCATGGGTTACATTGTAAATTTGTAATCGACATGGGTTTGCTAGCACGGTCCATGAGTGACGCGCCCTCCGAGGAGTAGAAGCTGGTGCTTCCCTAAAAAAAGAGTAGAAGCTGGTGCGGCggtggatttttttattttttaaattaatattttaataacaacatctgagaaattaattttttcaagAACTAACAACTTTTTCACAATAAAATCTTTAGCGTGACTCTTAATTTAGTCATGTTAATACATATGGTGTGATCAAAGTGATCACGTTGATATCCGATTTGATACCTTTACACATCTTTAAACATGGGGCCGATTGGCAGGCGTGAGTGACAAACGAGTCGGATGAGCAATACTCATCATATTCTAAATTTTTTACTTCACTTTTTCTCTATTTGAATAGTAGGATTGCCGTActtcaaaatttatgaaactttttGGGTaagtcctataattcatgatgaatccatttaaaaAGTATTAACTCCACACTCAGGGTAGgcttcaaaataaaaaaactctgaaaggactacttttagaacttctagcaatttAGGCCTCAAAGAAATTtccaaaattatgaaaaaatcactaatattccctCATATAgcgtaataatttttaaaattatttctaaccctaggttacttggtgaaaaagtgtgttcctttgtaatgctatatttatatgtatttttatcatttaatgtGATATTATCATAAATGGTCTTGTATTCGCTTAATCATCATTtcatgctccatttatatgcatttttattggATGATGGGGGCGGTCTCTATCTTCACGATGTAGGATCAACAAGTAAGGATAACTAGCTGTAAACAGCCAAAATAACCATGTAGCTTGACAAATGTACTCAAAGCCAACCACTGTCTTTATACGACAACCACAATCGAGAATTTGTTCAATCACACACTAAGTTACTAACCAACACAACCTGTAATCAAACGGAACATAAATACCAATTGGGAGTCATCGAATGACCACTTATGTGATTTTGCGAAGGAAACCACAAGAGCAAAGGGTAGAGATCACTCTCTGAAATTTGCTAGCACATAGCTAAACAAAAGGGGTTCATGTttcttaaaaaacaaaaatccccAAATGATAAAACACATGAGATATTTATACTAGAAATAACCCTCCTAGTTGGGTGTGAAAGGACCTTTGAGTTTCCTAGAAAATTAGCCAGCTCTAAGGTCTCCAAGAAGCAATCTCATGGAGTCTCGCGCAACACTTTCAACTTCAATACAGTCTCTAGAAAAATAGCCATAACTCTTATTGGGAAGTCAAAATGACGAGCCGTTTATTGGAGATGAAAGTATACTTGATAATATTTCTATCCATAGGTATTATGCATGATGAAATGTAACAATTTGGCTGACATGACTCTTGGAATTATAGGCATTCATTAGCAGACAATGAACACCATATCTTCTTCATTTGTGAACCTAATCAAGACTAAAGTACATAATTTAGGTAGTATATAATTGTTGATATTAAAATATGATTCAATGAGAGTGAGTTCACCTCTTGGTACAGCTTCTTGGTCCGGCTTTGTGTAGTCCTTGAATGCCTTGTGTCATCGGTGCTGGTGTAGTGTTAGTTGggatgtcatcatcatcatccccctcttgaaaaggagTCAACCTCGACTCTGTTTCTTCAGTGCCAACAAAGGGAGTGAGATCAGCAATGTTGAATGTTGTGGTTGCACCATATTCTCCTGGATGTTCGATCTTGTATGCATTGTTATTGACTTTGGCCAATACTCTGAATGGTCCATTACCTCATGGCATCAACTTATATTTGCGCTTTTCTAGAAAATGCTCCTTGCGGAGATGTATCCAAACCAGATCACCCGGTTTGGACAACACCTTCCTTCTAAGCTTGTTCGCCTTCTTTGCATTTTACTTGGCCTTCTTCTCAATTTATTCCTTGATCTTCTCGTGTATCTTCTTCACATATGCAACACACTTTGAAGCATCTAGATTACTTCTTTCCTACAATGGGAGTGGTAACAAATCGATcggagaaatatgtttgaacACATAGATAACTTCAAATGGACACATGTGAGTAGTAGAATGTATTGCAAtgttataagcaaactccacgtgtgGCAAGCAATGCTCCCATTCTTTCAAGTTTTGTCGAGGATTAGTTCCATACAATGACTTTGGGGTGTACCGATCGATGGGTGCGTGAACAactatgaggaaccgtccaaaaaatattctaactaatcattaagtcaatcatttactgaatcatgacttcaacgattaactagaatactatcccggtagtcctggcacgtattttgtgcctaagatcggaacacatacctttccaacataagcaatcacaaccaagtttaataaagagcgaataattaaattatactGCAAGATCTTAAGCATtaacaagtttaacaatttacagcaaaatagATTTAGGAGAAAACTAAAAAtaatcaactcctagccaaaagagaactacgcagtggaaatAAAAGCTATAGActacaaaagatgggtgaagccatatgcctttaggcttcaccccaaaagcgtgACCAGCGAgaagttgcctactcatgcgcGCCACCCTCGACAAGTGTGAAGTAGTCAAACACCGCCtattcctcacctgcaaaacctgtagagcagctgagtacgaagatactcacaagacttatttcatatagggtacatataaataatttgactccaaggatcatacGTTAAGCCATTAGTAAGaaaaaaggccacaaggttaagtacattaatatgcttaagcaatctagacacatatgtgtgagcacctatgctTAACCAATATACCCTGTAACCAACCacttgcacataaatgtaaatagaAATATAGCAATACATCAATAGGCAACATCAACATTTTCCAACAGACCATCCATAATATCGTCTCACACTCCTaactgtagcatctaggcccctaggtaagtggtaagagttttggtgattaataacaactgtatcattgtgactaacatatgtgttttgaacgatatcaaagaaaaagaaaaaacttagttcacaatgatgctttgatactcttagccctttaagcgcttatatggacgatcaaaggacatgtgcatgaagattaaggatcttctaattctaagtgtcacaaggagatgaaggacacttagagtagtataggttctatttctttttagtcttttaaccgtactataaaggggggttaagagttgtagcttg from Phragmites australis chromosome 8, lpPhrAust1.1, whole genome shotgun sequence includes:
- the LOC133925999 gene encoding uncharacterized protein LOC133925999 yields the protein MCNGREHALRASLRDARPEPAAATGRHDAKMEAEPERAEAETTATTVRARVRACEAEREWKQRAREAEAEMQRTEKLMHLLFWGPN